From the genome of Solanum lycopersicum chromosome 7, SLM_r2.1:
TCAGTTCCAATTAGCAAAATCATAAAAGTCTGGTCCTTCAGATCCGAAACTcctgtttcttcttcttgattCTCCTCATTGTTACcattatcttcttcatttcCAGCTTCTTCCTCTGTTTCTTCCAGTTTTACATCagattcttcattttcatctttTACAGCTTCTTCCTCTGTTTTCTCTTCCATTTTTGCAtcagattcttgattttcaTTCTGTCCATCAACTTCCTTTTGCTCTTCATCTTTTCCAGCTTCTTCCTCTGTTTCTTCAATTTTGTCATCAGATTCTTCATTTTCGTTCTGTCCATCAAGTACCTTTTGcccttcttcttcattttcatctttTACAGCTTCTTCCTCtgttttttcttccatttttgcATCAGATTCTTCAATTTCATTCTTTCCATCAATTTCCTTTTGCCCTTCTTCTACATTTTCCTCTTTTACAGCCTATTCCTCTGTTTCTGCAATTTTGTCATCAGATTCTTGATTTACATCCTCTGGTTCTTGAATTTCATTCTGTACATCAAGCTCCATTTGCCCATCTTTACATTCATTTCCACAAATTGATTCTCCTGCAcgtatcatttttatatttttcgcagaaagaatggaaaaaaaaaacagagagaaaaaatgagtagaaatatgaaataatgaCTGAAGAAGATGGTTAAGCTCcactatatataataataaaattaattagttaaaacaTTATCTATTTAAAGAAACGGTTTTAACTTCCACTTAAAATTTGTGTTTTaagttttttcaatttattaaacacaaaactaatggcaaatattcttttattttagtttaaatttgatataaagATTATTAATCACGTTTagatgataaaagaaaaatattaaaatctaaTCAATAGAGCAAGCATTATATAATAATTGGTCAAATTACACcgtatataagttaaatttgttttaatttttaagatggactataaatatttttttcacaaatttatattttgtttgtattattttttgtgtaaaagcgacacatatttaaattttcgaGAGTGTAGTATAATGGTAAATGGATATGAATGTTTAGGTGTTGaagttatatttatttctatttatttatatctaaAAAGAAGCATAATCTTGTCTTACATATATGCATAACGTTATTTTCACGGATCGAACATGTAACCTTGaaaattttttactatttatgataagaataaaatgatatatactTTGTGTATATATGATATACAATGCTTTTCCTGATCCAAATGCGATGAGAATATGAATCAGTCAAATCTGTAAATATAGActtatcaataattaataaccAAGCTCAACTCTAGCTTGAGATCTCCAATATCTAGCTTTCTCAAAACCATTAGTATAATTCTCGAAATCCTCAATAGTTTGATCAATTTCTTCTTGAGTATTCATCACAAAAGGTCCTAATTGTGCTATTGGTTCACCCAATGGCTCTCCACCTACTAATATAAACCTTAGTATTTTTGTCCCTTTGTTATATGCCACAATTCCATCACCAAATCCACTTAAAAGCAACAAATTATGTGAAGATATAGGTGAATTTGTTCTTGAATCTTGACCAAAAATACCTTCACCttctaaaatatatacaaatgaattatatgatttgGGAATGGGTTGTTGAATTTGGGATCCTGGTTTTAGAGTAAAGTCCAAATATATTGTTGGAGTTTTTGTGtgtatagttgattttattccTAGTGCTTCTCCTGCTATAACTCTCACTTTTACTCCATCTTTTGTTGCTTCTGATATGTTTGCACTTGATATCTCTTGATATCTTGGTTGTATCCTGTTAAAAATCACATAGATATTAGAGTCAGAGGCGAATTCAGAATCTGAATACTTCAGATgcacttaaaataaaaacaataaaataggaTAGTAGCTAAACTCGAACCCTAGTCCCCCAAGTGGTTCCTTTGGTGTACTAGCGGCTCAAGGGCACTTTCGTGCTCCTTATGGGCGCACAGTAAATTATATCTTATTTTGTGTCAGTTTCTCaagaaagtatgtgaaattAACAGGTGCAGATTCACCCAATCAAATCGTATGGGTCCACCTCTGattagaataatatttataagaaatgtatatatatttttaatgagcCTTATACAACACAAATTTAAATCAATCAACCTTAAATACCAGACATCggataaaaaaagggaaaaacaaGTGTAGGCTTACATTTTGTGTTGAGAGGAAAGGTTAATCCATAATTGTAAACCTTTTTGAATTCCCTCAGCAGCTGGCATTTCTGAATGAACTATTCCTCTTCCTGCAGTCATCCATTGTAAATCACCTGCTTTAATTGTGCCTTTGTGTCCATCAAAATCCTCATGTGTCACAGCTCCCTACAGTGACAGTGACGGAGTTAAGATTTTCAATAGGTGTTCAAAATCtataatatagatatataatGTAACCGAATAATATTTCACCAAAAGAAATTTGGATGAACTCCTAGTATAAGATGGTTTCGCCTCTGAGCCTCCCTTTtgtacaaataataatattaaatataaaaataaaaaaaaacttgctttaatttcaattaatatgaaattttaacatataaatgtTGTTTACCTAAATAATTTTCAACATCATGAAATTTAGgatacaaaaacaaaatggaCATTTATGTGCTGACTGTTCAAACATAAATTAATCTAAGTCATTTATAAgttaaacatatttattttgatcCTTTTAAGTTGAACAATCACATTTATTCAACTACtcctttaattttatgaaaCGTGGAAACTAATTTGCACCAACATCATATGAAAAGAGACACAAGCCGATATAAAGTATCTAAAATAAATACCGTTTAATTAAAGGgtttaaatgaaatttcttttcAGCTTTAATAAGGTCAAATAAAGTTAATCCCTTGAATCAATCTCCGCAAATGGTTCCTTATTCATTACCATTGGACAGTTCGTTCAGTCTATCCAATAGAGGCTTCGATGGATTAGGTCTAATATCTtaatttgcttcttttttttctgattttatttttataaaaagtgtaaaattgaaaataaattacctGCAACATGTAGGTGACAGTTTCAAAGCCTGTAAAATCCAAGAAAAGATATTAGCaaagagaataaaaaaatattttaaatgggaaaaattagaagaaattaaATGTAATTAGAATGCTAATTACTACCTCTATGTGGATGATCAGGAAATCCAGCTGGAGCAGAAACtgtaattaattgttaattagaaagaaaaaaaaaaggaagagattAACATATGGataaaatgccaaaaaattaagttaataattaattcaaagaaTTTAATTAAACATACCTGAGAATTCATCCAAAACAATGAATGGATCAAAGTATCTTATCTCAAACCTGaaagatgaaaattaaaaataaaaaaatcaatttatgaaCAAATATTCAGTATTTTCGATGTAGaacataaatttatgatattaaattttgaaatgtaaTTGACTTCAACTATATAGTTCCACGTATAAAGTCTGAAAAAGATAGAGTTTACGCAGATTTTATTCCCCATCTTTCATTATACTCTCAAacgaaagaaaaaatgaaaaatatatcgtattaaaaaataacaatatattcagTATAATTTCATCAAAACTCGAACGAAAAATTGTAAAAGTGAATATACCTTCCAATGCTTCTTCTAACAACAGCTCCAAGTCCTTCTTGTTGAGGCCTTGCCAAAAATTTTCTAGCAATAGAACGAGGTTCTCTTACAATTGACATTTTTGTCTTGtttaaaagtactaaaatagaaaaaaagaaatactattatatttgtttatgaGTTTTGTTTGTAGTATTATATTTGTGTGGTTtgtgttatcaactaattataaAGTGTTAGTATTATATATAGTGTGGAATTGGcaattaaaagtcaaaatatatgAAAGGAAGAGGGAGTTTCCTTCAGATGCAGGcaccttttatttatttttttgtttttgtttatattaCTTATAACATCAGCCTAACGTTTTCATGATGTCTCCCTTTCTTTTTTCCGTAAAACACAAGCGTGTCTTTTAACTTAACCTTAGataactataataaaaataatttttagcggcaatagtTAAATATCACTAGGATCAATATCGCTACAGATTTTAGGGatatatacaaagagtgttaattgtcattttatgtgacaattaagaattaattgtcgctaatgatcatttttgatATAGTGGATATCCATATATATGCTTCAATTATAGGCGAGCATAAGTAAAtgcttaaatttgtataaagctGAACAAGTAAATATACCGCGTCCTACGTTGTGAGATACATTTAAACtgatttaatttataagacGCATGTTTCTACTTAGGCAGATCAAAGTTATTGAACATAAATAGCATTTCAGATCAAGtggaaatgaattttttttaaacaaacaaatttagatagttatttaataaattttatagaaattCGACGATAAGCTAGTATTGTGTGTTATTTCTAAAGATCGAAGAATTAAAACCACCTAATAGTGATAGGACAAGATTCTATGAAACGACAATTAGGGAAATCAAATCAAGTAGACCAAAATCTTGTCACATTAACAAAATTGTGTGTTATTTCTAAAGATCTACGTCTATGAAGGGGGTCCATTAATTAATTGTTGGCGTCATAAGAACAAAAGCATGACGAAAATAATTAAGAGCCTTGTAAAATTAGAATTATTTGAATTAGTCAAAAATAAAGATTCAAAAATGGATGTATAGTTGGATTGGATTACTACAAAAGACTCTACATTCAATATGAAAATATAGCCAACTTCCATTgacacattttttttcctttcaaagtatatttattatagCAAATGATGATGCAATACCATCGTTTTGATGTCGTATCCCTTTGCAATACCAGATATTTATTTACACTTAGATACGTAAGGCTTAAACATTATTACACGTAAAATCTCCTATCAGGTCATTACGAAATGGATTGGTGGTCTCTTTATATAGACTTAAACAATTCTCTTCTTATGAATTAGCTTTTGGAGTTAGAGTTAAGCTGTGTCATATTTTTACATGATATCCGTTTGAACTCTCGGACCACGCTGCACTTGGGCGTGGGCGTGAAGAGGTGTGTTCGAGTAGGTAAAAGTATCATTGGTTAGGAAATAGAGTTGTGGTCTCTTTATATATGAACTTAGACAATTCTCTCTTCATGAGCTAATTAGGATTGAGTTAGATTCATATGTCATATCTTTATAGTTACTAAACTATTTACTTACGTTTTATAGAGTGATGGTTAGATCAATATTGTTGTATAATAGACCAATATTGTTGTATAAGACAGATTATTGACCAATCAAGAATGTCCACAACTAGAAAATGAAGATATACAAATGAAAGTTAAAACGAGTGACTTCAATAACAAACATTATGGAGGAGCCAAAGTTGAATTTTGATTCAGACATGCGAAGAAGATATAATAATCACGCAAGGATGTGTGAGAGATTGATTGTAGAGTTGGGGATACTTCTATTTTGAATTGAGGATCTTTCGGACACAATTTCTCTACCCCACAATTGTTTGAAGGTATCTATTGGAAGTGCAACAAACAAGATGAAAGTTCAGCAGAAGATCCATCTCAACACTGATTAAGAAAACAGTTAATGATGCAACTTTTAAGGCTGttctcaaaattcttttttttcataaagTAGGTGGTTCTCAAAATTCTCAGTTAAGCATATGCAAAACAAACTTGAATCTAACTCTGATACAAGAAGTTTATCATTCCCTTTAAATGAAGTGAGACTGTTGAATAGGGAAGAAAAACCAAAATCTAATTTGTTctgataatttaaaaattggagCCTGCAACTCTAAGCAGCAGCACCGGCACCCTTCCCTTTCTTCTTCTGAAGTTTCTTCATGTAAAATTCAAGTTCCTTTCCTTCCAATATGTAACTGTCAAAGTTCGTTGAAAGAAGATGTGTAAGCCAATGGAATTGGGCATTTTTCACCGAAATATCACAATACATAATGATAAGAGAATTCATACCCATCAGCACGACCACACTGGCCAGGTCGCGATGAGATTGCAGCCAATAGACGCCCACTAGCAAATTGCTCCTCGACATGTGGGTCAATCTTGCGATCCTGTTGCCTCTTTTCCAGCTTTCTTTGGACATGGTTACTCTTTTTCTCCTCTGCTACAGCCTCAGCCTCCTGTTTGGATCATACAAATAGAAGTCAACAAAACAGAGAAAGACTTCTATTAAATTTGGTTGTAGCTAAAGCTTTGCAACCTTTATCAAAAAGAAAGTttcacttgtttttttttaattagaataaGAACGttagacaaataaaatataactgatTATGGAATCATGGATAAGGAAAATATTATCACATAATATAGGAGAAGCATGTAGTTGAAAAAGACAATTCAAATACCTCTCCTTCCTTTTTGGAAGAAGCAGCAGTCTTCTTCTTGCGACCGATTTCAACTCCATAGTGCTGGAGATACCACTGCTTAAATGGAGCTGCGTCAACCTGAATAATTGCACTCTTCACCAGGGTTTGTGTCCTAACCAACTCATTGTTAGAGGCGTTATACACCACATCCAACAGACGAGTCTTCCTTGTAACAGCCTCGCTACCCCAAGAGAAATTCCCAGTATCCAACCTCAAAGCACGCCACTTCACATTACCTCCTCGGACTCTTATCCTTCTAACAGTCTTAGCATTTGGCACCAGCTTTGTGTTTGCGGGCTGTCTGCCAAGCTCATACCTTCACAGAAGCAGGAGATACGGAGTCAATCTCAAAATGTAACCACAAAAAAGCCAGATTTTTCATACATATCAGCCACTTTATATCAGAAATTAACAAAATCCCTGATCAAGAGAGATTACCCAATAATCAGGAAGGAAGCAAACCAAATTTGCAGTAGTACACATCAGTAACTTT
Proteins encoded in this window:
- the LOC101256398 gene encoding small ribosomal subunit protein eS8, producing the protein MGISRDSMHKRRATGGKQKTWRKKRKYELGRQPANTKLVPNAKTVRRIRVRGGNVKWRALRLDTGNFSWGSEAVTRKTRLLDVVYNASNNELVRTQTLVKSAIIQVDAAPFKQWYLQHYGVEIGRKKKTAASSKKEGEEAEAVAEEKKSNHVQRKLEKRQQDRKIDPHVEEQFASGRLLAAISSRPGQCGRADGYILEGKELEFYMKKLQKKKGKGAGAAA
- the LOC138337567 gene encoding uncharacterized protein gives rise to the protein MIRAGESICGNECKDGQMELDVQNEIQEPEDAVKEENVEEGQKEIDGKNEIEESDAKMEEKTEEEAVKDENEEEGQKVLDGQNENEESDDKIEETEEEAGKDEEQKEVDGQNENQESDAKMEEKTEEEAVKDENEESDVKLEETEEEAGNEEDNGNNEENQEEETGVSDLKDQTFMILLIGTDSN
- the LOC101255218 gene encoding pirin-like protein At1g50590; amino-acid sequence: MSIVREPRSIARKFLARPQQEGLGAVVRRSIGRFEIRYFDPFIVLDEFSVSAPAGFPDHPHRGFETVTYMLQGAVTHEDFDGHKGTIKAGDLQWMTAGRGIVHSEMPAAEGIQKGLQLWINLSSQHKMIQPRYQEISSANISEATKDGVKVRVIAGEALGIKSTIHTKTPTIYLDFTLKPGSQIQQPIPKSYNSFVYILEGEGIFGQDSRTNSPISSHNLLLLSGFGDGIVAYNKGTKILRFILVGGEPLGEPIAQLGPFVMNTQEEIDQTIEDFENYTNGFEKARYWRSQARVELGY